The following are from one region of the Streptomyces changanensis genome:
- a CDS encoding type I polyketide synthase, whose protein sequence is MYAEPVRPDRDDDTDGRIAVIGMAGRFPGAGSPDELWSLLVAGEDAVTRFTPEELTAAGVPAAEAAAPGYVPAKGVLDDIAGFDSRLFGYNALEASVIDPQQRIFLECAWAALEDAGCDPDRSAGPVAVYAGSLLSTYLVHNLLPRADLRATLGVPLLFQSNQPDQLATRAAYKLNLRGPAVTVQTACSTSLVAVHMAVQSLLGQECDVALAGGVTVTVPHRAGYLSVEGGIESPEGRCRPYSAQADGTVFGNGAGVVVLKRLADALADGDRVHAVLLGSAVNNDGAAKAGYTAPGVAGQTAVIREALSVAGVSPRTIGYVQGHGTGTALGDPIEVEALTRAYRAAEADEATEAGAEAGAGGGAAASADGAAAPWCALGSVKSTVGHLDTAAGVTGLIAAVQALRHGTIPATLRGDGATAADALAGTPFHATAAPVDWPRGDTPRRAAVSAFGIGGTNAHVILEEAPRRPAEDAPADGTPAVPVALPLSARTATALDTAAQRLAAHLEAHPGVPLADVARTLRTGRRLLDHRRVVLARDTAGAVAALRAGGRGDAVAARTDRVDAPVAFLLPGQGTQLPRMALGLCDAHPVFRAALEECAALLRPLLDRDLIALLRDGTEEELRRTDLLQPAVVAVGHALARLWEHWGVRPAALLGHSLGEFTAATLSGVFDLPDALRLAAVRGRLMAETAPGAMLAVPLTEDAAAEEAAARGLDLAAVNGPEAAVLSGPADAVERAARAFEERGLRALRLPVDRAFHSALCDEAAARFADEVAQAARHAPRVPFVSGVTGDWTTAEQAADPGYWARQMRAPVRFDRGLRTLTALDEGLVLVENGPGSVLTDLVRSARPGADAPRTAPAPLPSRGRRGPEDEPASAVLSLAGLWAHGASVTWEPAGPGARVTGLPGYPFERLHHWIDPGTAATPGGAAPAGAATEQDLADALHATLVWRPLGTGTGTGTDTGTAPGADGEAADPLRGRRQTWLVLMDRQGAAQPAADLLTARGQIVTVVRPGPEYRRVRRGVYELDPADPAQYAKLLADLRALVRTPTAILYAWGLDSGDDARDGGADETACYFGLVRLARALAEESVVNDVRLGVLTAGAFRTAPSERPDPAAAMLSGPVQVLPEEYANLRCAQIDLAAGAALDETAAQAVLGAVLTAPARLLALRDGTLLTRTVSTAERPVPAAPVRLADGATWVVIGGLGGIGRTLAADLARTRGARLALLSRTAPETDGGSGARDDGGHAAFLRELRDAGAEAVAVRADVTDAASLAAALDRVRARFGRIDGVVHAAGLPGGGSVALRGDDEARAVFAPKVDGTRHLLAALRPDEADVLVVCSSLATLVPTYGQADYAAANAYLAAAAEAEAAAGTRHAIAVDWDMWAGVGMAADAEVPADLRALQERMLAGALTARQGARAFAALLDGPAGRHVVARPSAVVTDGTLSLAADEPPAARPAAVALPRPDLATPYTAPSTPTEERLAEIYGEMLGIDRVGVHDDFLDLGGHSLLAAQIVARLRAEFDVEVPARAFFEGGRVADLAELIEDRILAELENQ, encoded by the coding sequence GTGTACGCAGAGCCAGTCCGGCCCGACCGGGACGACGACACCGACGGCCGTATCGCCGTCATCGGCATGGCGGGGCGCTTCCCCGGAGCCGGTTCCCCCGACGAGCTGTGGAGCCTGCTGGTGGCGGGGGAGGACGCCGTCACCCGCTTCACGCCGGAGGAGCTGACCGCCGCGGGCGTGCCCGCCGCCGAGGCGGCCGCGCCGGGGTACGTCCCCGCCAAGGGCGTCCTCGACGACATCGCGGGCTTCGACTCCCGGCTGTTCGGCTACAACGCGCTGGAGGCGTCGGTCATCGACCCGCAGCAGCGGATCTTCCTGGAGTGCGCGTGGGCCGCGCTGGAGGACGCGGGCTGCGACCCGGACCGCTCCGCCGGTCCCGTCGCCGTCTACGCCGGGTCGCTGCTGAGCACGTACCTGGTCCACAACCTGCTGCCCCGCGCCGACCTGCGCGCCACCCTCGGCGTGCCGCTGCTGTTCCAGAGCAACCAGCCCGACCAGCTCGCCACCCGCGCCGCGTACAAGCTGAACCTGCGCGGGCCCGCCGTCACCGTGCAGACCGCGTGCTCCACCTCCCTCGTCGCCGTGCACATGGCCGTGCAGAGCCTGCTCGGCCAGGAGTGCGACGTGGCCCTCGCGGGCGGTGTCACCGTCACCGTGCCGCACCGGGCCGGATACCTGTCCGTCGAGGGCGGCATCGAATCGCCGGAGGGACGCTGCCGCCCGTACAGCGCCCAGGCCGACGGCACCGTCTTCGGCAACGGCGCGGGTGTCGTCGTCCTCAAGCGGCTCGCCGACGCCCTCGCGGACGGCGACCGGGTGCACGCCGTGCTCCTCGGCTCGGCGGTCAACAACGACGGTGCCGCCAAGGCCGGTTACACCGCGCCGGGCGTCGCCGGTCAGACGGCCGTGATCCGCGAGGCGCTGTCCGTCGCGGGCGTGTCGCCGCGCACCATCGGCTACGTCCAGGGCCACGGCACGGGCACCGCGCTGGGCGACCCCATCGAGGTCGAGGCGCTCACCCGCGCCTACCGGGCCGCCGAGGCCGACGAAGCCACCGAGGCCGGGGCCGAAGCCGGGGCCGGGGGCGGCGCCGCGGCCTCCGCGGACGGCGCCGCGGCCCCCTGGTGCGCCCTGGGATCGGTCAAGTCGACCGTCGGCCACCTCGACACGGCCGCCGGGGTCACCGGCCTGATCGCCGCCGTGCAGGCGCTGCGCCACGGCACGATCCCCGCCACCCTGCGCGGCGACGGCGCGACCGCCGCCGACGCCCTGGCCGGCACCCCGTTCCACGCGACCGCCGCGCCCGTCGACTGGCCCCGCGGCGACACGCCGCGCAGGGCGGCCGTCAGCGCCTTCGGCATCGGCGGCACCAACGCCCACGTCATCCTCGAGGAGGCCCCGCGCCGGCCCGCCGAGGACGCCCCTGCCGACGGCACGCCCGCCGTGCCGGTCGCGCTGCCCCTGTCGGCCCGCACCGCCACCGCGCTCGACACCGCCGCCCAGCGGCTCGCCGCGCACCTGGAGGCCCACCCCGGCGTGCCGCTCGCGGACGTCGCCCGCACCCTGCGCACCGGCCGCCGCCTGTTGGACCACCGCCGGGTCGTCCTGGCCCGGGACACCGCCGGAGCCGTCGCCGCCCTGCGCGCAGGCGGCCGGGGCGACGCCGTCGCCGCCCGCACCGACCGGGTCGACGCCCCCGTGGCGTTCCTGCTGCCCGGCCAGGGCACGCAGCTGCCCCGCATGGCGCTCGGCCTGTGCGACGCGCACCCCGTCTTCCGGGCCGCGTTGGAGGAGTGCGCCGCGCTGCTGCGGCCCCTGCTCGACCGCGACCTGATCGCACTGCTGCGCGACGGCACGGAGGAGGAGCTGCGCCGCACCGACCTGCTCCAGCCCGCCGTCGTCGCAGTGGGCCACGCCCTGGCCCGGCTGTGGGAGCACTGGGGCGTACGGCCCGCCGCGCTCCTCGGGCACAGCCTGGGCGAGTTCACCGCCGCCACCCTGTCCGGCGTCTTCGACCTGCCCGACGCGCTGCGGCTCGCCGCCGTACGCGGCCGCCTCATGGCGGAGACGGCGCCCGGCGCCATGCTCGCCGTGCCGCTCACGGAGGACGCCGCGGCCGAGGAGGCCGCCGCCCGCGGACTGGACCTCGCCGCCGTCAACGGACCCGAGGCCGCCGTGCTGTCCGGCCCGGCCGACGCCGTCGAGCGGGCCGCCCGCGCCTTCGAGGAGCGCGGCCTGCGGGCCCTGCGGCTCCCCGTCGACCGGGCCTTCCACAGCGCCCTGTGCGACGAGGCCGCCGCGCGGTTCGCCGACGAGGTCGCCCAGGCCGCCCGCCACGCGCCCCGCGTGCCGTTCGTGTCCGGCGTGACCGGCGACTGGACCACCGCGGAACAGGCCGCCGACCCCGGCTACTGGGCCCGTCAGATGCGCGCCCCGGTCCGCTTCGACCGGGGACTGCGCACCCTGACCGCCCTCGACGAGGGCCTGGTGCTGGTCGAGAACGGCCCCGGCAGTGTCCTCACCGACCTGGTGCGGTCCGCGCGGCCCGGCGCCGACGCCCCGCGCACCGCCCCGGCGCCGCTCCCCTCACGCGGCCGCCGCGGCCCGGAGGACGAGCCCGCGAGCGCCGTCCTGTCGCTGGCCGGACTGTGGGCGCACGGCGCCTCCGTCACCTGGGAGCCGGCCGGGCCCGGGGCCCGTGTCACCGGCCTGCCCGGCTACCCGTTCGAGCGCCTCCACCACTGGATCGACCCCGGTACGGCGGCCACCCCCGGCGGCGCCGCCCCCGCGGGCGCCGCCACGGAGCAGGACCTCGCCGACGCCCTGCACGCCACGCTCGTCTGGCGCCCCCTCGGCACGGGCACCGGCACGGGCACGGACACCGGGACGGCCCCGGGCGCGGACGGCGAGGCCGCCGACCCGCTGCGCGGCCGCCGCCAGACCTGGCTCGTCCTCATGGACCGCCAGGGCGCCGCGCAGCCCGCCGCCGACCTGCTGACCGCGCGCGGCCAGATCGTCACCGTCGTACGGCCCGGCCCCGAGTACCGGCGCGTCCGGCGCGGCGTGTACGAACTCGACCCGGCCGACCCCGCCCAGTACGCCAAGCTCCTCGCCGACCTGCGGGCCCTCGTCCGCACCCCGACCGCGATCCTGTACGCCTGGGGCCTCGACAGCGGCGACGACGCGCGGGACGGCGGTGCCGACGAGACCGCCTGCTACTTCGGGCTGGTCCGGCTGGCCCGCGCCCTGGCCGAGGAGAGCGTCGTCAACGACGTCCGCCTCGGCGTGCTCACCGCCGGCGCGTTCCGCACCGCCCCGTCCGAGCGCCCCGACCCGGCCGCCGCGATGCTCAGCGGCCCCGTCCAGGTGCTGCCCGAGGAGTACGCCAACCTCCGGTGCGCCCAGATCGACCTGGCGGCCGGCGCCGCCCTCGACGAGACCGCCGCGCAGGCCGTGCTCGGGGCCGTCCTCACCGCACCCGCGCGCCTCCTCGCCCTGCGCGACGGCACGCTCCTCACCCGTACCGTCAGCACCGCCGAGCGCCCCGTCCCGGCCGCGCCCGTCCGGCTCGCCGACGGCGCCACCTGGGTCGTCATCGGCGGCCTCGGCGGCATCGGCCGTACCCTCGCCGCCGACCTGGCCCGCACCCGCGGCGCCCGCCTCGCGCTGCTCTCCCGCACCGCCCCGGAGACGGACGGCGGGAGCGGGGCGCGGGACGACGGCGGACACGCCGCGTTCCTGCGGGAGCTGCGCGACGCGGGCGCCGAGGCCGTCGCCGTACGCGCCGACGTGACCGACGCCGCGTCGCTCGCCGCCGCCCTCGACCGGGTCCGCGCCCGGTTCGGCCGCATCGACGGCGTCGTCCACGCCGCGGGCCTGCCCGGCGGCGGCTCCGTCGCCCTGCGCGGCGACGATGAGGCCCGCGCCGTGTTCGCCCCCAAGGTCGACGGCACACGCCACCTGCTCGCCGCGCTCCGCCCCGACGAGGCGGACGTCCTGGTGGTCTGCTCCTCCCTCGCCACCCTCGTCCCCACCTACGGGCAGGCCGACTACGCCGCCGCCAACGCCTACCTGGCCGCCGCCGCGGAGGCCGAGGCCGCCGCGGGCACCCGCCACGCGATCGCCGTGGACTGGGACATGTGGGCCGGGGTCGGCATGGCCGCCGACGCCGAGGTCCCCGCCGACCTGCGCGCCCTCCAGGAGCGCATGCTCGCCGGCGCCCTCACCGCCCGCCAGGGCGCCCGCGCGTTCGCCGCGCTGCTCGACGGACCCGCCGGACGCCATGTGGTGGCCCGCCCGTCGGCGGTCGTCACCGACGGCACCCTCAGCCTGGCCGCGGACGAGCCGCCCGCGGCGCGGCCCGCCGCCGTCGCGCTGCCCCGCCCGGACCTCGCCACCCCGTACACCGCGCCGAGCACCCCGACCGAGGAGCGCCTCGCCGAGATCTACGGCGAGATGCTCGGCATCGACCGGGTCGGCGTCCACGACGACTTCCTCGACCTCGGCGGGCACTCCCTGCTCGCCGCACAGATCGTGGCCCGGCTCCGCGCCGAGTTCGACGTCGAGGTGCCCGCCCGCGCGTTCTTCGAGGGCGGCCGCGTGGCCGACCTCGCCGAGCTGATCGAGGACCGCATCCTCGCCGAACTGGAGAACCAGTGA